One window of the Eucalyptus grandis isolate ANBG69807.140 chromosome 8, ASM1654582v1, whole genome shotgun sequence genome contains the following:
- the LOC104414043 gene encoding LOW QUALITY PROTEIN: probable pectin methylesterase CGR2 (The sequence of the model RefSeq protein was modified relative to this genomic sequence to represent the inferred CDS: inserted 1 base in 1 codon), whose translation MSRRQVGSTRRFVDTGSFPFAGSLHSKSRSXPLLSIGLILVGAALLICLAYGGSGIFGGNKIAVSKVEGDFLCTSEVQRAIPLLKKAYGDSMRKVLHVGPDTCSVVSSLLQEEETEAWGVEPYDIEDADASCKGLVRKGLVRVADIKFPLPYRPKSFSLVVVSDALDYLSPKYLNKTLPDLARVSSEGIVVFTGFPGRQRAKVAELSKFGRPAKMRSSSWWIRFFLQMSLEENESAGKKFEQAASKKSYEPNCQIFHLKSYH comes from the exons ATGTCGAGGAGGCAAGTGGGCTCCACGCGTAGGTTTGTGGATACCGGAAGCTTCCCATTCGCAGGATCTTTACATTCAAAGTCTCGAT TCCCCCTGTTGTCCATCGGCCTAATTCTTGTG GGAGCAGCCCTGCTCATTTGCCTTGCTTATGGTGGCTCAG GCATATTTGGAGGTAACAAAATTGCAGTTAGCAAGGTTGAAG GTGACTTCTTGTGTACATCAGAAGTACAGAGAGCCATTCCTCTTCTGAAAAAAGCATATGGTGACAGTATGCGCAAGGTTTTGCATGTGGGTCCTGATACTTGTTCAGTGGTTTCTTCACTgttgcaagaagaagaaactgaagCTTGGGGTGTGGAACCATATGATATAGAAGATGCTGATGCAAGCTGCAAAGGCCTTGTTCGTAAGGGCCTTGTACGTGTTGCTGATATCAAGTTTCCTCTCCCATACAGGCCAAAGTCTTTTTCCCTCGTAGTTGTATCAGATGCTTTGGACTATTTATCTCCTAAGTATTTGAACAAGACTCTTCCCGACCTGGCAAGGGTTTCATCTGAGGGTATCGTAGTTTTTACTG GTTTCCCCGGTCGACAAAGAGCTAAAGTTGCAGAATTGTCTAAATTTGGACGACCG GCAAAAATGCGGAGCTCGTCCTGGTGGATACGCTTCTTCTTGCAGATGAGCTTGGAAGAGAACGAAAGCGCTGGTAAGAAGTTTGAGCAAGCGGCTTCCAAGAAGTCGTATGAGCCGAACTGCCAAATTTTTCACCTGAAATCATACCACTGA